The Quercus lobata isolate SW786 chromosome 4, ValleyOak3.0 Primary Assembly, whole genome shotgun sequence genome segment aattaaaaattaaaaaaatcaatccaatcGCTATCAATGCCACAAAGATCAAAAACCAAGCATAgaataatatcaaattaaattgaaaaaaaaaaagaacagaaaaaagaaTAGGATTGAAGAATCACTCACCTCTTGGACATGGATagatattgagagagagagatagaaagagaaaaTTCGAAACCCTAAAGCTCGAGATCGAATTGATTTGAAATGAAGGGAGctgaaaagagaagaaaaagaaaagaggagagagatatagagaaagagagagtctCTGTGAGAAGACTTAGGGCTTTTTGGCGGTACGTGTACTACTGTGTACGgtgtgtgaattttttttggggttattGGGTTTTGAGGTGAAATTATGGAAATGGCCCTTGGTgggaaaaagagagatagagtgTGTTGTTGGTTAAGAGTAGGGGTAGTAGTGGAATTGTGgtgaagttttattttaaatgaatttgatAGGATATGAACCTTTGCTTCTACTTTGTGATTGGTTGTGTATTGTTAAGACAGTAATTGGTTTGTGATgtttgaaaaaagtttttttttttaattacaattatACACCTTTGTTGGAAATATGAGTAAAACATAAATTCGGTTTAttacattaattttaattatttttagaaatatattgttgtttgtattttattggttactacaattatgtatttaaatttaattgttgaaTCTAATGCATTATAGTTAAGgattgtatctaagttttaacCTATTAATGAGTCTCTTCCAACAAAAAAGAACCTTTGCCGCAGGAAAATAATCACAAATGACACCTGTAATTTATGCCGGGACTACCCTGAAGATAGCATCCATGCTCTGTGGGAGTGCTATATGGTCAAAGAAATTTGGTGGAAAGAAGAGTTATGTAGGCCTTATATTTCAGAAAGATTTGTCAATTTCCAGGACCTCTTCTTGGGTATTCTTAACAGGATGGACTTTCAATTGGTTGAAAGATTTGCAATGATTGCCTGGTGTATTTGGTTCAAAAGAAATTCGTCTCGGATTGGTTCACCATCACTGCCCTTTTCTCAGATTCACTCGGATGCCATTGAACGGCTTCAGGAGTTCCAACAAGTCCAAGATATGCCCCTGGTTCCATTCCAGCCTCCAACTCCAGTTCGTTGGTCCCCTCCTCCCAATTCTTGGTGTAAAGCCAACTTTGATGGCGCCATCTTCTAGAAGCAATCTGCTGCGGGGTTGGGGGTAGTGCTCAGGGACCATGAAGGCAAAGTTATTGGAGCTCTCTCCGAACGTATTGCCTTACCTCCATCTGTTGAAGACGTGGAGGCTCTAGCTTGTAGGAGGGCGATCTTGTTTGCGATGGAACTTAATCTTCAGACAGTGATATTTAAAGGTGATTCTGAAATAATATCAAACTCTCTCAACTCAAGCGAAGCGTGCTTAGCCCCCTTTGGCCACCTGATTGAAGATGCTCGGCACCTGGCTTCTGGGTTTCAAGCTGTTGTCTTCGCTCATGTAAGACGAAAAGGGAACGGGGTAGCTGATAAATTGGCTAAGTTAGCCAGACAGTCCCATTCCCCCCAGATTTGGTTTGGCGACATCCATAGTGATGCCCATAATCTTGTAATGTTCGATAGTCTTTTCTGTTGACTTTTTGGTTGAATGAATgaattcttctttctcaaaaaaaaaaaaaaaaagacatcttttataaaaaacaaaaaattatttttatatataaaaaaagataatactTTGTTATAAGTAGAAGatagaatatttttatatatatatatatatatatatttttagagataattacaacatgctgctaacccttTCCCCCCtaaacccccaagcactttgtacatgTGGAGGTACCAATTCAACTATAAGGCCTTTgactaatatttttatattttgtttctctaGTCCGTAGTTATCTTCTCAACGGTTATCATGAGAGGCACAAATCATGTGATTAAAAAATTCCATAAAAGAATTCACACATGATtcttctaaatttaaaatacaaagtATTGTAAactataatctctctctctcatcaaagCTGACTAATGGTTCTAGGTAGGTTATATTTATTTGCCAGATATTTAGTATGAGAGGCACAAATTATGTGATTAAAAAACTTCCATGAAAGCATTCACACTCGACTCTTCATAAGCTAAAATACAAAGAGTTTTGTAACgtaggctctctctctctctctctctctctcacacgcgtgcgcgcgcacacacacacacacacatcaatGTCGACTAGTGGTTTTGGGTTGATTATAGTTATCTGCCAGATGTTCAATATGAAAGGCACAAATAATGTGATTAAAAAGCTTCCATAGAAGCATTCACACTCGATTCTTTGAAAGCCAAAACAAAGAGTTTTGTAATgtagactctctctctctctctctcatcaatgCCAATTGTTGGTTCTGGGTCGATTATAGTTATTTGCTAGATGTTTAATATGAGAGGCACAAATCATGTGATTAAAAAGCTTCCATAGAAGCATTCACAATCAATTCTTCAAAAGCCAAAATACAAAGAGTTTTATAAcataaactctctctctttctctctctctcatcaatgCTGACTATAGTTATCTGCTAGTTGTTCAATATGAGAGGCACAAATCATGTGGTTAAAAAGCTTCCATAAAAGCATTCACACTCGATTCTTCAAAAGCCAAAACAAAGAGTTTTATAACGtagactctctctctcatcaatgCCGACTAATGGTTCTAGGTCCATTATAATCATCTACTAGATCGTCAACATGAAAGGCACGAATCATGTAATTAAAAAGCTTCCTTAAAAGCATTCACACTCGATTCTTCGAAAGTAAAAATAGAGAGTATtgtaaactctctctctctctcataaacgATGACTAGTGGTTAATGGTCCACTATAGTCATATACAGAATGGTCAACATGGAAGGCACGAATTATGTGATTGAAAAGCTTCCATAAAAGCATTCACACTCAATTCTTCGAAATCAAAATAGATAGTATGGTAAAcaagaatctctctctctctctctctctctctctcttaatgtCTACTATAGTCATCTACTAGACAGTCAACATGAGAGGCACAATTGATGTGattaaaaaacttcataaaAAAGCATTCACACTCAATTCTTAAAGTCAAAATAGGGAGAATTGTAAAttagaatctctctctctctctcatcaatgTCAACTAATGGTTTTGGGTCGACTATAGTCATCTACGAGATGGTTAGCACAAGAGGCAAAATCATGTGATTTAAAAGCTTCCATAAAAGCATTCACACTCGAttctttgaatttcaaaataaagagtattttaaactaaaatctctctctctctctctctctctctctctctcatcaatagtATTGCTTGGGTCAATACTATTAgtttgacattgttgagttgaTACCGTCATCTATTCACTCATCAAGTTATATGGGAAAAATGGGTAAATACCCTTACTTTTAAAACTATGTAGGAAAatacccctgttttgaaactatttagcaaaatatccctgtttttgaaatttgattttaacaaaatcaaattacaGGTAGAACTTgagttctatgcatattttgccacttaaattttttttttgaaaatttaaatgaaatttgacattgCTAATTTCGAGTTCTACTTAACAATACACTTGGAATTTGATTTTAAGGATATCAAACCTATTAACCAACTTAAACATTTCAAAGTCAATTGAGCATCTACTTAAGCACGAGAATGGTCAATAGTAGTGGTATTATTGATATTAGCTAGGGTTATTAAACATACAagacatgagagagagagagagagagagagagagagagagagagagagagagagagagagagagagagagagagtattaaTGTCCACGTTACTTATTACATCATAGCAACCCAACTACCCTTCTTTGCAACCAAACATTAAGCTGAATTAGATACCTTAAAGCTTTAATTCATTCTTTTGATGAATTAGTTGATTTATCACTCAAGAATCATATACAATCAGttcaaaacaatataaaacaCCAAAAAGAGAAGATACAAAATTGCACATATACAAAGCTACATACCAGGCTAGAGATGGTAGCAAATCAAGACAccaaaggaaggaaaaaaaaaaagaagatttgtACAACAAAAACACAGCTCTAAATTGTGAGATACACTTTCAAAACTACAACTAtacaaaaattcaattctttGAAGGGTACGAAACAACACAATACTGAACACCACAAAAAAATTCCATCACTTATTCATTTGAAATTAGAATTCCCCATAGATAGTAAACTATCATGTTGCAAAGGTACATGTGCAAGATTTTAaaactatatttcaatttaacaaaaaaagaaaaaaagaaaaaaaaaagaccatgtTATAAGAGTAAAATCATGTTGCTAAGGTACAtgcacaaaatttaaaaaatatatttcacatTTGACACCAATGAATGGTGACTTTCATTTTAACCACATGTAGATGAAAGTATGAGTTAACAACACAATATTTTTGCatggagaaaaataattaactaATTGTTTGAGTTTGTTTGCTGTTTAGAAAGGTGGAAaggaaaatgcaaaacaatatCCATTACTATTATATCCTTTAATAGTGATAGTTGCCAAACTGAATTTTATGGCATGTTTGGatctaaaaaattttcaatttcaaacacTTTTGAGAACAAAAGAAATCTAATACTCAAGCATGTTTCTTTCTTCCCCCTTTTGGGTTAAGTCGCCTTACATAAAATGATTCGATTTTAGATATCATTTCAAATTCATAATATTACAAGTGTTTTTGGTTGGACAAAATCACCTAACAATTTTTCAAACAACTATTCTTAAAACCCTTGTTTTAAATCCTCAAACCCAAATGCAAATTTAACATCCACAAGAATCATTTGTTCCATACAAAATAGTGAAAATACATTACAATAACGAAAACCACCAAGAAATGAACTCTCTACTTTCTCAAAAAGAGGCTCATACCCAGTTCCCTCAATTTATTCACTTGAGTCATTGACTTAAGAATCACTGCATTCCTATATCATCATTaaacaccaaaaacaaatacatcaaaaaccacatttttataaaaaataaaaaacataaatcaaaAGCAAGTGCCAATCTAAGCAATGTATGTGTACAATTTAGCAAAACATTAACTAATTACTGAccttaattatttttcaaatttaattaaacTCCCTCCCACATGGAATGATTGAAATGCCTCGACAAATTCAACAAAACAGTAAGGTTCATTTTGACATGCCCAATATTGCTTTTGGTCTTTATATGATGTCACCTATAAACATTTTATTATGCATATGAATTAATGAGAGTCTCCATGTGATGCTCACCTTTCAAAGATCAAGCATTTCTATTGGAACATATTAAACAGAAAAACCTATATCTACACCTACTTCTTGAAAGAAGTTAGCCACACTTTTCCTTGCAAGACATTTAAAGCCCATGGATTCAAAAAATCAAGCTCGAGTTTGCAGGGACCTTGGTTCACAATCTGGCCATCAGAGATGAGAATAATAtcatcaaaaagatcaaagtCTCTTGTACTGTTGGCTGAAGGAGGTGAGATGACAGGAGTTCAATGAAGATTGTGAATACATTATTTAAGCAAATTCACTATTTGAAAAGTTGTCAAGCAATCCAAATAAATAGATATCTCATCCATAAACAGTGCTTTTACTGGTCCAACCAGCACCTcaactttcacttttttttttttttggatcaagAGATCTCGTCTTTCATTTAAGTATCAAAGAcataattatttcaattaacAAAAGTTAAGGTAAATTGGTGTTCTTAATCTAGTTTACTTGCTATAACACACTTTCTTTGTCCTCCTGAGGTTGAGATACCCCTTTAACATTTGATCTCCAACCATGGTAACAGTGTACACTTCAAATCCCAATACTTGTAATGAAGTGAACtcaaataaatgataaatcAGGCAAAACTATTATGGAACTTTGACACTCCATGCTAATGTTGCCTTTAGAAAATAATCTATAATGTTGCTAGCTTGCCTCTTGGCCTTAAGTTAATGCTCCCTTAAAATAGTAGAAGCCAAAATAAAACCACATAACTTGTCAACCGCAACGAATGTGACTTCTCTAGACCAGAAAAGGTGAGTCTATATATTAAATCTTACTTTGAGCGTAGGCTTTGATAAAAACACAATTTGAGCTAGACTATCTATCATTTATTGAGGTAGAGAATAAGCCATTCACAACAACTTCTTTCTTACCTTAATGAAGATATCAATATCTAGATAAGGCATAATATTGGCTGCTTTCTCTCTTCTAGACAACTCTGCTTGCATCTctacaaatttacaaaatagTATGCATGTGAGTCTTGTATTACAAAAACTAATTATGTGGAGTACACCAACCATAATACTGTGAAACATTACAGTTGacaacaatattaaaaaattcaagtacTCTAACGGAATTTGAAATAGAGAATTCTTGTTTGGAATTCGCATCCTTTCTCATAGTGTggaaattcataaaaattaccaaaatttaatagttaaaccaaattttatttttggtactcTAACATCAAAGCATTGAATATTCTTTTATAGaccaaaaatacaaacaaataaatcACAACCGAACTTTTTTAGCTTATTAGGATGATTAAGTTACTCAagtatgacttaaaaaaaaaaaaaaaattcaagtatgAATTTTATATACTAATAACACCAACAAAGATACTCttgacaaataaataatattcactCATTTGTTACACTCTGCTTGAATAGATTGTAACATTGACTTCCTTAATTTCTTGTTCCAATTCCACGCCATTTCTCACATTGcaaaaatgcataaaactaaTGAATTTCAACGTTTTAACCAACAATGTCTAGTAACTGACCAACCAATTTTGCCTATGAATCATGGGCCAGGAAAATGGATAGTAACTGCACGGCTGATATAAAGCTTCTAAGATAATAGATTATGGATGAATCTTGCAACTCAATGTGTCAACTTCGAGGAATTGGGTTAAGACACGCATGTTCTCAAGGTCAGTAAACTTGCGCCAAGATGCAGATATGACTGGCTCCCATAGGTGCTTGTAAAAGTACTCTTGTCTTTATGGCTGTATGCTTTTCcattttgtatttataatttgCCCTTAGCCTGATAAAGAAACAATAAGATTAGAAATGATTAAGACCATATGTTAAGGTGCAGCCTAGTttctcactttttaaaaataaaatgctattGAGTTTTTGCCAGAGCAAAGGAACACTAAAACCAAGAAAGTTATACCTTTTTCTATCAATTTGTACTCAAAAGAACATATAATTAAGAATACATAACTTATTGAAGGTGATGCACTACAATGTAATTAACCATGATTAATTACAATTACAAAGAATTGTTAAAATTAGAGCTTGGAAATAAAAGTGGTACATGTAAACTGAGTCTGGAGCATCAAAATTGTATACATGAAGATGAAGTGCAACTCCAACACTTGTTATTCCAGACACAAGCTtcaataaaatacatattttgcttctaagcCAAAAGGGATTGCCAAAATAATCAAGAGTATAACCTGCAAGAAAGACACATATTTGCCAGtctgctaaaaaaaaaaacgcaaaccTTCTCAAGTACCtccaaaaaatagtaaaatagcCAAAATTCAAGATAGCtaaaaagaaactcaaaatttaagcaaccaaacaaaatttaagcAAATAAAAAGAGCCAAGAAAGAGTGTACCTTCCATGGAGACGGAGCAGCGGAGAGATTGAACTGCAGAGGAGAAGTTGAGGGATTGGTAATTGAACACAGAAGgagtggaagaagaagaatggaagGTTCTGTTGGAAAAATAGCATagagtgaataagaaattgatgtgTTCTATATTCACTTGAAGATGTTATTATAAGTGGTGAAAATCcttgagtcccacattggaaataatagaaaatatgagCTTTGGGCTGAATATTGGGTTGGGCTTTAGGTATGTGTGGACTAGGCCCATTTAtccatttaataataatattttattattttattattgagtcAAAGTCTGTATACAGCAGTAATATCTGAAATAGTATTTCAGGTTCAAGAAACGTATAGTCTCATAGTCcttcattcatgaaataagAACTTTTCAGAGAAAACTCTCCGAGTGAGATTTTTGTTCATTCATttgtgtcaaagagagagaaagaggcatTGAGTAGTTCATAGAGCACGACCTTGAGTGCTTCATCTTCGTGTTGTTTGATCATTTTATCTTGGGAGGCAGACGTCCACGAGTCTCAAAGCACCACAGTGAAAGTGTGAAGGGCGAAATATGCTTTAAGGAAATTGTGTAAAACACAAGACTTGATCTCAATTGTTCATCCTTTTACGCATTGTTCATCCTTTCAAGTATCTGGTCTGTGAGTCTTCAATTATTTGCagatttcttattatttatatgcagtatttgtttattatttttgccTATTAAATCTATCTGtgttattgtttaattttagatttgtatattgttccttttgttttatcacaaaagtaaattgttgaaatatatccaaCAGGTTCTAGAAAGATACggagaagaataaaaaatcctagacctaagagaagaagaagctctGGAACTCCATTGGAGGTGTTGTTTATGGGCGAAGGggaattttttctttcttgatacTGAAGTCGGCTTCATCTTCCTtccttcttctacttcttttttctggaaaaaataaaaaaaaagagaactcTAATCTGAGATTTAGCGAAGGTGAGAGGCTTGTTTTTGAGAGACACTAAGAGACGTTCTCTTTAGAATTGAGACAATAAGTTTTAAGAGTGATTGAGAttaatgtgaaaaaagaaaaaacaaaaacgtgaAGGGCCAAGAGACAGAGAGTTGTTAAAGACTCATTCTAATTTATTGGGATAATGGTGTTTGACACCTAATTTGAGTTTATCTAAGattaagatattattattattgtgggtccgtgagctcaactggtaaagtttctgatggttgtataataataataataataataataataatattattattattattatatatttatatagataatattatatttagagaaacattagagagagagaggagcttGAAAGTCTACATAGAAGTGTCCAGGTGAAATGTTCTTGTTTAGGTGTtaaagtattatttattttggcacaaaaattttagaaatttagataggacacatggcggaaaattgagaatccaattagctcacttgaccaaaaaaaaaaaagacacgtGGAGCAAAATTAAGAattcaattgaaatctaattgaattttctttcagtttcacctattattatatatatagactagattttgttaaaatcaaattCCAAAACAAGGAtaatttgctaaatagtttgaaaagtGAGGTATTTTgctacataattttaaaattaagtgtATTTACCCATTTTGACCAAGTTATACCTAGTTTACATTTAGTATATTGTAGTTTTCGATAGTTTTTTCACTAAATATACAAAGAGAAAGCATCCACGGTTTAAATCATTTATTGGCATCTATTGAATTAtaagaaggataaaaaaaaaaaaaaaagagcaaaaagtTTTTTGCCATAATAAACACTTATGCTCTTAGCTATTTatgtatggaaaaataaaatatataaagaagcAATATTTTCTTGACCATCTATACAGAATCGGACGTAAACGCACTAAGAGGTCTATGGTATGGTTATAGTGTGTAGTGTTCTGGCATTGTAGACGTgttggttttgttttggctaCCTGCTTATAAGAAAGCCCTCgctctttttctttccaaaccAAGATGAAGAAAGATCATATGACAATAATTTGCATAAAAGATCATCCAATCCATTACTGTACAACTCAAATGAACAATAATAATCAATTCAATGACTACCAGAGTTTAAAGTTTACTGTTAcataccttcttttttttctttttctttttttcttttctagcaaTGTTGATTGTGTAGCTCTGTCACAAAATAGATCTAGCAAAAAAATctgcatgaattttttttccagcaATGTTAATTGTGCAACTCTATCAGGTCTAGCAAAAAAATATGCatgaattttgacttttttttctccaaaacaaaaaaaaataaacaaatttagtGAACACTTTGTCAACCAAAATTTAGGATTCGTTTGGTTGGaagagtggaaaagtgggaagatagaaAATGGTAGGAGGATGAAAAAGTAGGAgcatagaaaaaattttaatttccctcctttttgtttggttgggagtgaaaaagttgagaaatagaaaaagtgagtttgtataaatttactcatatatcattgtttaaaatgatgctcaattaaaaccaaaaaagtgacaaaaaaaaaaaacacaaaagaaagaagaagaagaagaagaagaggcaatGTCcaggaggaagagaaaaaaaaagaggaagaaaaggaaacaatgttcaagaaaaatgaaaaataaaaaagtgaagaagagcaACGTATGGACAAAGCTCATGTGCAAGTGCATAAGGGCATTTTTGTCCATTAAGCAGCCATATTTTCTCCCtttagttttctctccattttgggaAGAAAACTTTTTAGTGGGTCCGGAGAGAAAACACTTAAGCtccaccatttattttcctttctcttcacCCAACCAAAtacactccaaaaaaaatttctttccaattttctctccaaagttttctatccaccctatttcacctccaaacaaacacacccttaaggTTTATGGTTAAATACCTTCTTTTCCAGCAGTGTTGATTGTGCAGCTCTATCACAAAATGACTAGCAAAAAAtctgcatgaaaaaaaaaaacactttgtCAACCAAAATGTAATGAACCGTAAGAATAAATTTAATGACTACCAAAATTTAAGGTTTACTATTGCATATGTTCATTTTCAACTGTGTTGATTTGTGCAATTCTATCATAAAATGACTCTAGCGAAAAATCTGCATGAACAGAAAACAAATTCAGTGAATATATATTGTGTACAAAGAGGATGTGCTACCAAAATTAAAGGTTTACATACCTTTTCAGTAGTATTGATTCACCAAATTGCTTTGAAAAAACAGTATgatttaaatcataaaaataattactgTTTTATGAGACAAAGTCACCATCTTCATGATTTAATTACCACTATACTATTTTTCTTTATGAATATATGCCAATATACTATGAATTATGAATTTtcatagaaaattatttttatattattattatcatgcCTTAATATGCTATAGCAAATCTCCAATCATTTTAACAGTCATAAGCTgggtcaaaaaattaaaataatgacataaattaatatttcaaacaACATAAGTGCAAAGAAACTTTAAACACACTTAAAGTATTATCCACtcttcctattaaaaaaagagtattatTCATTCTAATGATTTATTGACTAAATTTTCATGTAtaaccataaaattttaaaatcacgCATAACATAGTGTCACACTGATATTTTGTATCATCATGAATACCATTTGACTACAACTTTAAATTGTTGGCCtgtttatatatttgaa includes the following:
- the LOC115984488 gene encoding uncharacterized protein LOC115984488 — its product is MDFQLVERFAMIAWCIWFKRNSSRIGSPSLPFSQIHSDAIERLQEFQQVQDMPLVPFQPPTPKQSAAGLGVVLRDHEGKVIGALSERIALPPSVEDVEALACRRAILFAMELNLQTVIFKGDSEIISNSLNSSEACLAPFGHLIEDARHLASGFQAVVFAHVRRKGNGVADKLAKLARQSHSPQIWFGDIHSDAHNLVMFDSLFC